The proteins below come from a single Jaculus jaculus isolate mJacJac1 chromosome 12, mJacJac1.mat.Y.cur, whole genome shotgun sequence genomic window:
- the Tm2d2 gene encoding TM2 domain-containing protein 2: MVLGGCPVSYLLLCGQAALLLGNLLLLHCVSRSHSYNATAELELTSAGTSHPDSASGTWSWEYGDPHSPVILCSYLPDEFIDCEEPVDHMGNATAFQELGYGCLKFGGQAYRDVEHTAVQCRALDGIECAGPRTFLRENKPCIKYTGHYFITTLLYSFFLGCFGVDRFCLGHTGTAVGKLLTLGGLGIWWFVDLILLITGGLMPSDGSNWCTFY; encoded by the exons ATGGTACTGGGGGGATGCCCGGTGAGTTACCTGCTGCTTTGTGGCCAGGCAGCCCTGCTGCTGGggaacctgctgctgctgcactGTGTCTCCCGGAGCCATTCTTACAACGCCACCGCCGAGCTGGAGCTCACCTCCGCAGGCACCTCTCACCCTGACAGCGCGTCAGGTACCTGGAGCTGGGAATATGGCGACCCCCACTCTCCGGTCATCCTCTGCTCCTACCT GCCTGATGAGTTCATAGACTGTGAGGAGCCTGTGGATCACATGGGAAATGCGACTGCATTCCAAGAACTTGGTTATGGTTGCCTTAAG TTTGGGGGTCAAGCCTACCGTGATGTGGAGCACACTGCAGTCCAGTGCCGAGCCCTAGATGGAATAGAATGTGCTGGTCCTAGGACCTTCCTACGAGAGAACAAACCTTGTATAAA GTACACGGGACACTACTTCATAACCACATTGCTCTACTCCTTCTTCCTGGGCTGCTTTGGGGTCGATCGTTTCTGCTTGGGACATACTGGCACAGCCGTTGGGAAGCTGCTGACACTTGGAGGACTTGGAATCTGGTGGTTTGTTGACCTCATTTTGCTCATCACTGGAGGGCTGATGCCGAGTGACGGCAGCAACTGGTGCACGTTCTACTAA